From the genome of Hymenobacter sp. PAMC 26628, one region includes:
- the mscL gene encoding large conductance mechanosensitive channel protein MscL — MGVVFEFKEFISKGNVLDLAVGVIIGAAFGKIVTSLTDDIIMPIVGLGLGHVDFTNLFVALNGGHYATIADAKKAGAGTLNYGLFINAVINFLIIALIIFMIVKATNKVKKAPVEVAPVAPVDTKDQVLLAEIRDALRAGGRL, encoded by the coding sequence ATGGGTGTTGTTTTCGAATTTAAAGAGTTCATTTCTAAGGGCAACGTACTCGACCTTGCTGTGGGCGTCATTATCGGCGCGGCGTTCGGCAAGATTGTCACTTCGCTCACCGACGACATCATCATGCCCATCGTGGGCCTAGGCCTGGGCCACGTCGATTTTACTAACCTCTTCGTGGCGCTAAACGGTGGGCACTATGCTACCATCGCCGACGCCAAAAAGGCCGGGGCCGGCACCCTTAACTACGGCTTGTTCATCAACGCCGTCATCAACTTCCTCATCATCGCCCTCATCATTTTCATGATTGTGAAGGCCACCAATAAAGTAAAGAAGGCGCCCGTAGAAGTAGCCCCCGTGGCCCCGGTGGACACCAAAGACCAAGTGCTGCTTGCCGAAATCCGCGACGCGCTGCGGGCCGGCGGCCGGCTATAA
- a CDS encoding enoyl-CoA hydratase/isomerase family protein — MATSFDNLLYDLDAATGVLTLTVNRPAKLNALNAATIAELDTAAQQALADPAVRAILLTGSGEKAFVAGADIAELASLTAVQAAGASAYGQRVFAQFERSPKPVVAAVNGFALGGGCELAMACHLRVAADTARFGLPEVSLGLLPGYGGTQRLPQLVGKAKALELMLTADMIKADEALRLGLVNHVVPLAELLGFCQQLLAKMLSKGPVALGLVIECVNAGYDPRQDGYVAETEAFGRAFQTDDFKEGTQAFVEKRPAVFQGK, encoded by the coding sequence ATGGCCACTTCTTTCGATAACCTGCTCTACGACCTCGATGCCGCCACCGGCGTGCTCACCCTCACCGTCAACCGCCCTGCCAAGCTGAATGCCCTGAACGCGGCCACCATTGCGGAGCTCGACACCGCGGCCCAGCAGGCCCTGGCCGACCCGGCGGTGCGCGCCATCCTGCTCACGGGCAGCGGCGAAAAGGCTTTTGTGGCGGGGGCCGACATTGCCGAGCTGGCGTCCCTCACGGCCGTGCAGGCCGCGGGCGCGTCGGCGTACGGGCAGCGGGTGTTTGCCCAGTTCGAGCGCAGCCCCAAGCCGGTGGTGGCCGCCGTGAATGGCTTCGCGTTGGGCGGCGGCTGCGAGCTGGCCATGGCCTGCCACCTGCGCGTGGCCGCCGACACGGCCCGCTTCGGCCTGCCCGAAGTGAGCCTGGGCCTGCTGCCCGGCTATGGCGGCACCCAGCGCCTGCCCCAACTGGTGGGCAAGGCCAAGGCCCTGGAACTAATGCTGACCGCCGACATGATCAAGGCCGATGAGGCCCTGCGCCTGGGGTTAGTGAACCACGTGGTGCCGCTGGCGGAGCTGTTGGGTTTCTGCCAGCAGCTGCTGGCCAAGATGCTGAGCAAGGGCCCCGTGGCGCTTGGGCTGGTCATCGAATGCGTAAATGCCGGCTACGACCCCCGCCAGGACGGCTACGTGGCGGAGACCGAAGCCTTCGGCCGCGCGTTCCAAACCGACGATTTTAAGGAAGGTACCCAGGCGTTTGTGGAGAAGCGGCCAGCGGTATTTCAGGGAAAATAG